GTCTCATTGCCCGGGGAGACCTGGAGGATCGAGGTTTCGACCTCGACGAAGCCCTGCTCGGCGAAAAAGTCCCTGAGAGCCCCGGTGATGGCCCCCCTGGCCTGGAGGAATGGCCGCCGGTCGAGATGCCGCGATGGGCTCCAGAACGGCGAAATCGGCTTGTCCCCAGCCATTAACCGACCGCCCTCTGAGCCAGCAAAGTGCTGGCATCCAACGGCAAAATCAGTATGTTGCGGCCCGAAAAGGGCGCCGAGGTCTGATTTGAGGCCCCAAGTCCCCCATCGATTTGACCACGTCCTGGCCTGTGCCGGGCCAAGCAAGCAGGAAATATAGCTTTGAGAGTCATCGCCAGTTCTATTCGCAAGGGCAACGTGATCGAGCAAGACGGCAAGCTCTATGTCGTCGTGAGCGCCGAGAACATCCATCCCGGCAAAGGCACGCCGGTCAGTCAGATCGAAATGCGCCGAATCTCGGACGGGGTAAAGATCTCCGAGCGCTACAAGACCACCGACCAGGTCGAAAAGGCCACGATCGAAGAGCGCAACTACACCTTCCTGTATGAAGATGGCGACGGCTTCCACTTCATGAACCCCGAGACCTACGACCAGGTCCAGGTCCCCAAGGACGTCGTCGGCGATGCCGCCGCCTATCTTCAGCCAGACATGACCGTCAAGCTGTCGACCCACGACGTCAACGTGGTCTCGCTCGCGCTGCCGCAGCGCGTGACGCTGGAAGTGGTCGAGACCGAGCCGGTGACCAAGGGCCAGACGGCTTCCTCGTCCTACAAGCCCGCAGTGCTGTCCAACGGCATCCGCACCACCGTGCCGCCGCACATTTCGGTCGGCACCCGTATCGTGGTGATGACCGAAGACGGGTCCTACTCCGAGCGCGCCAAGGACTAAGCGAGGGATCAGGGACAGGTGCCGCCGGGGGGCGAGACAGTGGTTGGGAAGAGTTTCCGCTTCGTCTCGCTGCTTCTGGCGTCGCTTTCGCTCCTCACCACCACGCCTCTCGCTGCGGATGAAATCCGCAGCCCGTCCCTC
The genomic region above belongs to Bradyrhizobium sp. CCBAU 53338 and contains:
- the efp gene encoding elongation factor P encodes the protein MRVIASSIRKGNVIEQDGKLYVVVSAENIHPGKGTPVSQIEMRRISDGVKISERYKTTDQVEKATIEERNYTFLYEDGDGFHFMNPETYDQVQVPKDVVGDAAAYLQPDMTVKLSTHDVNVVSLALPQRVTLEVVETEPVTKGQTASSSYKPAVLSNGIRTTVPPHISVGTRIVVMTEDGSYSERAKD